The Myotis daubentonii chromosome 9, mMyoDau2.1, whole genome shotgun sequence genome has a segment encoding these proteins:
- the TMEM134 gene encoding transmembrane protein 134 isoform X4, which yields MSAPRPQFSIDDAFELSLEDAGPGPESSGVARFGPLHFERRARFEAADEDKQSRLRYQNLENDEEGVQVSPEPDGGVNTRDAGRTSSVRSSQWSFSTISNSTQRSYNACCSWTQHPLIQKNRKVVLASFLLLLLGLVLILVGVGLEVAPSPGVSSAIFFVPGFLLLVPGVYHVIFIYCAVKGHRGFQFFYLPYFEK from the exons ATGAGCGCCCCCCGGCCCCAGTTCAGCATCGATGACGCCTTCGAGCTGTCCCTGGAGGACGCGGGCCCGGGGCCCGAGTCCAGCGGGGTCGCCCGCTTCGGGCCGCTGCACTTCGAGCGCCGGGCGCGGTTCGAGGCGGCCGACGAGGACAAGCAGTCCCGGCTGCGCTACCAG aacctggagaACGATGAGGAAGGAGTCCAGGTGTCTCCGGAGCCAGATGGGGGAGTCAACACCAG GGATGCTGGCCGAACATCCTCCGTCCGCAGCTCCCAGTGGTCCTTCAGTACCATCAGCAACAGCACCCAGCGCTCCTACAACGCCTGTTGCAG cTGGACTCAGCACCCTTTGATCCAGAAGAACCGCAAGGTAGTGCTGgcctccttcctgctgctgctgctggggttgG TGCTGATCCTGGTCGGCGTGGGACTGGAGGTGGCCCCCTCACCAG GTGTCTCCAGCGCCATCTTCTTCGTGCCGGGCTTCCTGTTGCTGGTCCCGGGAG TCTACCACGTGATCTTCATCTACTGCGCGGTCAAGGGCCACCGGGGTTTCCAGTTCTTCTACCTGCCCTACTTTGAGAAGTGA
- the GPR152 gene encoding probable G-protein coupled receptor 152 gives MDTAMEANLGVSGHGPRTELDEEDYYPQGGWDTVFLVALLLLGLPANALMAWLAGSQARQGAGTRLALLLLSLALSDFLFLAAAAFQIMEIQHGGHWPLGTAACRFYYFLWGVSYSSGLFLLAALSLDRCLLALCPRWYPGRRPVRLPLWVCSGVWVLATLFSVPWLVFPEAVIWWYDLVICLDFWDSEELPLRMLEILGGFLPFLLLLICHVLTQAAACRTCCRRRQPRPPACRGFARVAKTVLSAYVVLRLPYQLAQLLYLAFLWDIYPGYLLWEVLVYSDYLILLNSCLSPFLCLLASADLRALLRSVLSSFAAALCEERPGSFTPAEPQTQVDFGGQTLPEPTAEAQPQANLTAQPQANPTAQPQANPTAQPRLNSRAQPEADSGAQPQRNPTAQPEADSGAQTQLNPRAQTPGPAASSAPSPCDEASCAPSQDPTPEASENPAMPAASEGENPSSAPPEEVPGAGPT, from the exons ATGGACACTGCTATGGAAGCCAACCTGGGGGTCTCTGGCCACGGGCCCCGCACGGAGCTCGATGAGGAGGATTACTACCCTCAGGGTGGCTGGGATACGGTcttcctggtggccctgctgctcctggggctgccggCCAACGCTCTCATGGCGTGGCTGGCTGGCTCGCAGGCCCGGCAGGGGGCAGGCACGcggctggccctgctcctgctcAGCCTGGCTCTCTCTGACTTTTTGTTCCTGGCGGCAGCGGCCTTCCAGATCATGGAGATCCAGCACGGAGGGCACTGGCCGCTGGGGACGGCGGCCTGCCGCTTCTACTACTTCCTGTGGGGTGTGTCCTATTCCTCCGGCCTCTTCCTGCTGGCGGCCCTCAGCCTGGACCGCTGCCTGCTGGCGCTCTGCCCACGCTGGTACCCGGGGCGCCGCCCAGTCCGCCTGCCCCTCTGGGTCTGCTCCGGGGTCTGGGTGCTGGCCACCCTCTTCAGTGTGCCCTGGCTGGTCTTCCCGGAGGCGGTCATCTGGTGGTATGACCTGGTCATCTGCCTGGACTTCTGGGACAGCGAGGAGCTGCCGCTGCGCATGCTGGAGATCCTGGGGGGCTTCCTGCCTTTCCTCCTGCTGCTCATCTGCCATGTGCTCACCCAGGCTGCTGCCTGCAGgacctgctgccgccgccgccagccAAGACCCCCGGCCTGCCGTGGCTTTGCCCGTGTGGCCAAGACCGTTTTGTCAGCCTACGTGGTCCTGCGGCTGCCTTACCAGCTGGCACAGCTGCTGTATCTGGCCTTCCTGTGGGACATCTACCCGGGCTACCTGCTATGGGAGGTGCTGGTCTACTCCGACTACCTGATCCTGCTCAACAGCTGTCTcagccccttcctctgcctcctggccagcGCCGACCTGCGGGCCCTGCTGCGCTCCGTGCTCTCCTCCTTCGCGGCCGCGCTCTGCGAGGAGCGGCCAGGCAGCTTCACGCCGGCCGAGCCACAGACCCAAGTGGACTTTGGGGGGCAGACTCTGCCAGAACCAACTGCTGAGGCCCAGCCACAGGCGAACCTCACAGCCCAGCCACAGGCGaaccccacagcccagccacaggcgaaccccacagcccagccacGGTTGAATTCCAGGGCCCAGCCAGAGGCAGATTCTGGGGCCCAGCCTCAGCGGAACCCCACGGCCCAGCCAGAGGCAGATTCTGGGGCCCAGACACAGCTGaaccccagg GCCcagacccctggacctgctgccagctcagcccccagcccctgtgatGAAGCCTCCTGCGCCCCATCCCAGGACCCCACCCCAGAGGCCTCTGAGAATCCAGCCATGCCTGCTGCCTCTGAGGGCGAAAACCCCAGCAGTGCCCCCCCAGAGGAGGTTCCTGGTGCAGGACCCACGTGA
- the CABP4 gene encoding calcium-binding protein 4: MATAQVSGQHGPARAPSPQKSAVGVMAPSSGAEGQPLTRKRSKRERGLQGSRKGADSSGKQTPIQCPEASGGSKNPSRTGGQEEPAPAAPRPASRRQSHRHRPGPWQDAAQKTYGPLLNHIFGKDRELGPEELDELQAAFEEFDTDRDGYIGYRDLGACMRTLGYMPTEMELIEVSQHVKMRMGGRVDFEEFVELMAPKLREETAHMLGVRELRIAFREFDRDRDGRITVAELRQAAPALLGEPLADPELEEMLRNVDLNGDGTVDFDEFVMMLFTH; encoded by the exons ATGGCCACAgcgcaggtgagcgggcagcatGGCCCAGCccgggcccccagcccccagaaGTCCGCCGTGGGCGTCATGGCTCCCAGCAGTGGTGCTGAGGGACAACCCTTGACCAGGAagagaagcaagagggagagggggCTCCAAGGGTCCCGGAAAGGCGCTGACAGTTCTGGGAAGCAGACCCCCATCCAGTGCCCTGAGGCCTCAGGGGGCAGCAAGAACCCCTCGAGGACAGGAGGACAGGAGGAgccagcccctgcagcccccaggCCGGCCTCTCGTCGCCAGTCCCACCGGCATCGTCCTGGCCCCTGGCAGGATGCTGCTCAGAAGACATATGGGCCCCTGCTCAACCATATCTTCGGGAAG GACCGAGAGCTGGGCCCCGAGGAGCTGGACG agctACAGGCCGCCTTCGAGGAGTTTGACACTGACCGTGACGGCTACATTGGCTACCGGGATCTGGGCGCCTGCATGCGGACGCTGGGCTACATGCCCACGGAGATGGAGCTCATTGAGGTCTCCCAGCACGTCAAGATGCGAA TGGGTGGCCGTGTGGACTTCGAGGAGTTTGTGGAACTGATGGCCCCGAAGCTGAGGGAGGAGACGGCGCACATGCTGGGGGTGCGGGAGCTACGCATCGCCTTCCGAGAG TTTGACAGGGACAGGGATGGACGAATCACAGTGGCCGAGCTGCGACAGGCCGCACCGGCTCTGCTGGGGGAGCCGCTGGCGGATCCTGAGCTGGAGGAGATGCTCCGAAATGTGGACCTCAATGGGGACGGCACCGTGGACTTCGATG AGTTTGTGATGATGCTTTTCACCCACTGA
- the PTPRCAP gene encoding protein tyrosine phosphatase receptor type C-associated protein — protein sequence MDLPCALGLGTLLALPGVLGSGGAKDTEGSSSVTVVLLLLLLLLLLATGLALAWCRLSRDSGGYYHPARLGAALWGRACRLLWASPPGRWLRARAELESPNEDPERQEEEQDEEDYSLGGGPQKAEPQEEERRCGEQHGPQHGPEPAQEARDGDAGDTEGGLSLGSKELRGSAGSSEALLSDLHAFAGSAAWDDSAGAAGGKGLHVTAL from the exons ATG gacctgccctgtgccctcgGGCTTGGGACGCTGCTGGCCCTGCCAGGGGTCCTGGGCTCCGGCGGCGCCAAGGACACGGAGGGCTCCAGCTCTGTCAcggtggtgctgctgctgctgctgctgctgctcctgctcgccactggcctggccctggcctggtgccgcctcaGCCGGGACTCCGGCGGCTACTACCACCCGGCCCGCCTGGGGGCCGCGCTGTGGGGCCGCGCCTGCCGCCTGCTCTGGGCCAGCCCACCGGGCCGCTGGCTCCGGGCCCGGGCGGAGCTGGAGTCACCAAATGAGGACCCCGAgcggcaggaggaggagcaggacgAGGAAGACTACAGCCTTGGTGGCGGTCCCCAGAAGGCCGAGCCCCAGGAAGAGGAGCGGCGGTGTGGAGAGCAGCACGGCCCACAGCACGGCCCAGAGCCCGCACAGGAAGCACGCGACGGTGACGCCGGCGACACTGAAGGGGGCCTGAGCCTCGGCTCCAAGGAGCTGCGAGGCTCAGCAGGCAGCTCTGAGGCCCTGCTGAGCGACCTGCACGCCTTTGCTGGCAGCGCCGCCTGGGACGACAGtgctggggcagctgggggcaagggCCTCCATGTCACCGCCCTGTAG
- the TMEM134 gene encoding transmembrane protein 134 isoform X6, producing the protein MTPSSCPWRTRARGPSPAGSPASGRCTSSAGRGSRRPTRTSSPGCATRDAGRTSSVRSSQWSFSTISNSTQRSYNACCSWTQHPLIQKNRKVVLASFLLLLLGLVLILVGVGLEVAPSPGVSSAIFFVPGFLLLVPGVYHVIFIYCAVKGHRGFQFFYLPYFEK; encoded by the exons ATGACGCCTTCGAGCTGTCCCTGGAGGACGCGGGCCCGGGGCCCGAGTCCAGCGGGGTCGCCCGCTTCGGGCCGCTGCACTTCGAGCGCCGGGCGCGGTTCGAGGCGGCCGACGAGGACAAGCAGTCCCGGCTGCGCTACCAG GGATGCTGGCCGAACATCCTCCGTCCGCAGCTCCCAGTGGTCCTTCAGTACCATCAGCAACAGCACCCAGCGCTCCTACAACGCCTGTTGCAG cTGGACTCAGCACCCTTTGATCCAGAAGAACCGCAAGGTAGTGCTGgcctccttcctgctgctgctgctggggttgG TGCTGATCCTGGTCGGCGTGGGACTGGAGGTGGCCCCCTCACCAG GTGTCTCCAGCGCCATCTTCTTCGTGCCGGGCTTCCTGTTGCTGGTCCCGGGAG TCTACCACGTGATCTTCATCTACTGCGCGGTCAAGGGCCACCGGGGTTTCCAGTTCTTCTACCTGCCCTACTTTGAGAAGTGA
- the TMEM134 gene encoding transmembrane protein 134 isoform X2: MTPSSCPWRTRARGPSPAGSPASGRCTSSAGRGSRRPTRTSSPGCATRTWRTMRKESRCLRSQMGESTPGQGQGCWPNILRPQLPVVLQYHQQQHPALLQRLLQLDSAPFDPEEPQGSAGLLPAAAAGVGACPGPCSENSLASCPGTFSSVLILVGVGLEVAPSPGVSSAIFFVPGFLLLVPGVYHVIFIYCAVKGHRGFQFFYLPYFEK; encoded by the exons ATGACGCCTTCGAGCTGTCCCTGGAGGACGCGGGCCCGGGGCCCGAGTCCAGCGGGGTCGCCCGCTTCGGGCCGCTGCACTTCGAGCGCCGGGCGCGGTTCGAGGCGGCCGACGAGGACAAGCAGTCCCGGCTGCGCTACCAG aacctggagaACGATGAGGAAGGAGTCCAGGTGTCTCCGGAGCCAGATGGGGGAGTCAACACCAGGTCAGGGCCAG GGATGCTGGCCGAACATCCTCCGTCCGCAGCTCCCAGTGGTCCTTCAGTACCATCAGCAACAGCACCCAGCGCTCCTACAACGCCTGTTGCAG cTGGACTCAGCACCCTTTGATCCAGAAGAACCGCAAGGTAGTGCTGgcctccttcctgctgctgctgctggggttgG GGCCTGCCCGGGCCCTTGCTCTGAAAACAGTTTGGCGAGCTGCCCAGGAACCTTCAGCTCAG TGCTGATCCTGGTCGGCGTGGGACTGGAGGTGGCCCCCTCACCAG GTGTCTCCAGCGCCATCTTCTTCGTGCCGGGCTTCCTGTTGCTGGTCCCGGGAG TCTACCACGTGATCTTCATCTACTGCGCGGTCAAGGGCCACCGGGGTTTCCAGTTCTTCTACCTGCCCTACTTTGAGAAGTGA
- the TMEM134 gene encoding transmembrane protein 134 isoform X1 yields MTPSSCPWRTRARGPSPAGSPASGRCTSSAGRGSRRPTRTSSPGCATRTWRTMRKESRCLRSQMGESTPGQGQGCWPNILRPQLPVVLQYHQQQHPALLQRLLQLDSAPFDPEEPQGSAGLLPAAAAGVGLSLQTFPRACPGPCSENSLASCPGTFSSVLILVGVGLEVAPSPGVSSAIFFVPGFLLLVPGVYHVIFIYCAVKGHRGFQFFYLPYFEK; encoded by the exons ATGACGCCTTCGAGCTGTCCCTGGAGGACGCGGGCCCGGGGCCCGAGTCCAGCGGGGTCGCCCGCTTCGGGCCGCTGCACTTCGAGCGCCGGGCGCGGTTCGAGGCGGCCGACGAGGACAAGCAGTCCCGGCTGCGCTACCAG aacctggagaACGATGAGGAAGGAGTCCAGGTGTCTCCGGAGCCAGATGGGGGAGTCAACACCAGGTCAGGGCCAG GGATGCTGGCCGAACATCCTCCGTCCGCAGCTCCCAGTGGTCCTTCAGTACCATCAGCAACAGCACCCAGCGCTCCTACAACGCCTGTTGCAG cTGGACTCAGCACCCTTTGATCCAGAAGAACCGCAAGGTAGTGCTGgcctccttcctgctgctgctgctggggttgG TCTCTCCTTACAGACATTTCCCAGGGCCTGCCCGGGCCCTTGCTCTGAAAACAGTTTGGCGAGCTGCCCAGGAACCTTCAGCTCAG TGCTGATCCTGGTCGGCGTGGGACTGGAGGTGGCCCCCTCACCAG GTGTCTCCAGCGCCATCTTCTTCGTGCCGGGCTTCCTGTTGCTGGTCCCGGGAG TCTACCACGTGATCTTCATCTACTGCGCGGTCAAGGGCCACCGGGGTTTCCAGTTCTTCTACCTGCCCTACTTTGAGAAGTGA
- the TMEM134 gene encoding transmembrane protein 134 isoform X5 yields the protein MSAPRPQFSIDDAFELSLEDAGPGPESSGVARFGPLHFERRARFEAADEDKQSRLRYQNLENDEEGVQVSPEPDGGVNTRDAGRTSSVRSSQWSFSTISNSTQRSYNACCSWTQHPLIQKNRKVVLASFLLLLLGLGVSSAIFFVPGFLLLVPGVYHVIFIYCAVKGHRGFQFFYLPYFEK from the exons ATGAGCGCCCCCCGGCCCCAGTTCAGCATCGATGACGCCTTCGAGCTGTCCCTGGAGGACGCGGGCCCGGGGCCCGAGTCCAGCGGGGTCGCCCGCTTCGGGCCGCTGCACTTCGAGCGCCGGGCGCGGTTCGAGGCGGCCGACGAGGACAAGCAGTCCCGGCTGCGCTACCAG aacctggagaACGATGAGGAAGGAGTCCAGGTGTCTCCGGAGCCAGATGGGGGAGTCAACACCAG GGATGCTGGCCGAACATCCTCCGTCCGCAGCTCCCAGTGGTCCTTCAGTACCATCAGCAACAGCACCCAGCGCTCCTACAACGCCTGTTGCAG cTGGACTCAGCACCCTTTGATCCAGAAGAACCGCAAGGTAGTGCTGgcctccttcctgctgctgctgctggggttgG GTGTCTCCAGCGCCATCTTCTTCGTGCCGGGCTTCCTGTTGCTGGTCCCGGGAG TCTACCACGTGATCTTCATCTACTGCGCGGTCAAGGGCCACCGGGGTTTCCAGTTCTTCTACCTGCCCTACTTTGAGAAGTGA
- the TMEM134 gene encoding transmembrane protein 134 isoform X3: MSAPRPQFSIDDAFELSLEDAGPGPESSGVARFGPLHFERRARFEAADEDKQSRLRYQGCWPNILRPQLPVVLQYHQQQHPALLQRLLQLDSAPFDPEEPQGSAGLLPAAAAGVGLSLQTFPRACPGPCSENSLASCPGTFSSVLILVGVGLEVAPSPGVSSAIFFVPGFLLLVPGVYHVIFIYCAVKGHRGFQFFYLPYFEK, encoded by the exons ATGAGCGCCCCCCGGCCCCAGTTCAGCATCGATGACGCCTTCGAGCTGTCCCTGGAGGACGCGGGCCCGGGGCCCGAGTCCAGCGGGGTCGCCCGCTTCGGGCCGCTGCACTTCGAGCGCCGGGCGCGGTTCGAGGCGGCCGACGAGGACAAGCAGTCCCGGCTGCGCTACCAG GGATGCTGGCCGAACATCCTCCGTCCGCAGCTCCCAGTGGTCCTTCAGTACCATCAGCAACAGCACCCAGCGCTCCTACAACGCCTGTTGCAG cTGGACTCAGCACCCTTTGATCCAGAAGAACCGCAAGGTAGTGCTGgcctccttcctgctgctgctgctggggttgG TCTCTCCTTACAGACATTTCCCAGGGCCTGCCCGGGCCCTTGCTCTGAAAACAGTTTGGCGAGCTGCCCAGGAACCTTCAGCTCAG TGCTGATCCTGGTCGGCGTGGGACTGGAGGTGGCCCCCTCACCAG GTGTCTCCAGCGCCATCTTCTTCGTGCCGGGCTTCCTGTTGCTGGTCCCGGGAG TCTACCACGTGATCTTCATCTACTGCGCGGTCAAGGGCCACCGGGGTTTCCAGTTCTTCTACCTGCCCTACTTTGAGAAGTGA
- the CORO1B gene encoding coronin-1B, protein MSFRKVVRQSKFRHVFGQPVKNDQCYEDIRVSRVTWDSTFCAVNPKFLAVIVEASGGGAFLVLPLSKTGRIDKAYPTVCGHTGPVLDIDWCPHNDEVIASGSEDCTVMVWQIPENGLVSPLTEPVVVLEGHTKRVGIVTWHPTARNVLLSAGCDNVVLIWNVGTAEELYRLDSLHPDLIYNVSWNHNGSLFCSACKDKSVRIIDPRRGTLVAEREKAHEGARPMRAIFLADGKVFTTGFSRMSERQLALWDPANLEEPMALQELDSSNGALLPFYDPDTSVVYVCGKGDSSIRYFEITDESPYIHFLNTFTSKEPQRGMGSMPKRGLEVSKCEIARFYKLHERKCEPIVMTVPRKSDLFQDDLYPDTAGPEAALEAEEWVSGRDADPILISLREAYVPSKHRDLKVSRRNVLSDSRPAAAPGSTRPGASTPAASTNTAAPSSSLAGAGEAGKLEEVMQELRALRALVKEQGERIGRLEEQLGRMENGDA, encoded by the exons ATGTCCTTCCGAAAGGTGGTTCGGCAGAGCAAATTCCGGCATGTGTTCGGGCAGCCGGTCAAGAATGACCAGTGTTATGAAGACATTCGAGTGTCCCGCGTCACCTGGGACAGCACCTTCTGCGCCGTCAACCCCAAGTTCCTGGCGGTGATTGTGGAGGCCAGCGGCGGGGGCGCCTTCCTGGTGCTCCCCCTAAGCAAG ACGGGCCGCATTGACAAGGCCTACCCGACCGTGTGTGGGCACACGGGACCTGTCCTGGACATCGACTGGTGTCCCCACAACGACGAAGTCATTGCCAGTGGCTCCGAGGACTGCACGGTCATG GTGTGGCAGATCCCAGAGAACGGGCTGGTCTCGCCGCTGACAGAGCCGGTGGTGGTGCTGGAGGGGCACACCAAGCGCGTGGGCATCGTTACCTGGCACCCGACGGCCCGCAACGTGCTGCTCAGCGCAG GCTGTGACAATGTGGTGCTCATCTGGAACGTGGGCACGGCGGAGGAGCTGTACCGCCTGGACAGCCTGCACCCCGACCTCATCTACAACGTCAGCTGGAACCACAACGGCAGCCTCTTCTGCTCCGCCTGCAAGGACAAGAGCGTGCGCATCATCGACCCCCGCCGGGGCACCTTGGTGGCG gagCGGGAGAAGGCTCACGAAGGGGCTCGGCCCATGCGGGCCATCTTTCTGGCTGACGGCAAGGTGTTCACCACAGGCTTCAGCCGCATGAGCGAGCGGCAGCTGGCGCTCTGGGACCCG GCAAACCTCGAAGAACCCATGGCGCTGCAGGAGCTGGACTCAAGCAACGGGGCCCTGCTGCCCTTCTATGACCCTGACACCAGTGTGGTCTACGTGTGCGGCAAG GGCGACTCCAGCATCCGGTACTTTGAGATCACAGACGAGTCCCCCTACATCCATTTCCTGAACACGTTCACCAGCAAAGAGCCCCAGAGGGGCATGGGCAGCATGCCCAAGCGGGGCCTGGAGGTCAGCAAGTGTGAGATCGCCCG gTTCTATAAACTGCATGAGCGCAAGTGTGAGCCCATTGTCATGACTGTGCCAAGAAAG tCGGACCTCTTCCAGGATGATCTGTACCCCGACACGGCAGGGCCCGAGGCGGCCCTGGAGGCGGAGGAGTGGGTGAGCGGGCGGGACGCAGACCCCATCCTCATCTCCCTGCGGGAGGCTTACGTGCCCAGCAAGCATCGGGACCTGAAGGTCAGCCGGCGCAACGTGTTATCTGACAGCCGGCCTGCCGCGGCCCCTGGCTCCACTCGCCCAGGGGCGTCCACACCTGCAGCCTCCACCAATACAGCCGCCCCCAGCAGCAGCCTCGCCGGAGCTGGG GAGGCTGGTAAGCTGGAGGAGGTGATGCAGGAGCTGCGGGCACTCAGAGCACTGGTCAAGGAGCAAGGGGAGCGGATTGGCCgcctggaggagcagctgggtcgcATGGAGAATGGGGACGCATAG